A window of Acinonyx jubatus isolate Ajub_Pintada_27869175 chromosome E4, VMU_Ajub_asm_v1.0, whole genome shotgun sequence contains these coding sequences:
- the MSTO1 gene encoding protein misato homolog 1, whose protein sequence is MAGGAREVLTLQLGHFAGFVGAHWWNQQDAALCAPTGAKEPPGELCPDVLYRTGRTPHGQETYTPRLILMDLKGSLSSLKQEGGLYGDRQLDAAIAWQGKLTTHREELYPQIPGLQDLLSAEGVLSSDGTWRVKSIPNGKGPPPLTTAAAPKPFTPTEDSIRVWSDFLRVHLHPRSICMIQKYNHDGEAGRLEAFGQGESILKEPRCLEDVEDRLHFYVEECDHLQGFQILCDLHNGFSGLGAKAAELLRDEYSGRGIITWGLLPGPYSRGDPLKNIYRLLNTALGLVHMSAHSSLVCPLSLGGGLGLRPEPPVTFPHLHYDPALPFHCGAILATALDTVTAPYRLRSSPVFMAHLADMLNFSGKKVATAAATIPFPLAPGQSLPDALVQLGGAAAWTPLSACGSPSGTCCFAQSVVLRGLDRACHTSQLALGTPLPSPLHACATGEDVLAQYLQQQQPTVRSSAHLLLAPCMVAPPYPQLFSPGLSQHGLVVDGPPSGAAVESIPVLGALCSSSSLNRTLGDLARELTKLDVRRWASFLAAGVEQGDLDEALQELRSLAQCYRSGGGLVD, encoded by the exons ATGGCGGGCGGGGCCCGGGAGGTGCTCACGCTGCAGTTGGGCCACTTTGCGGGCTTCGTGGGAGCGCACTGGTGGAACCAGCAG GATGCTGCGCTGTGCGCCCCGACCGGTGCCAAGGAACCGCCGGGAGAGCTGTGTCCCGACGTCCTATACCGGACCGGCCGGACGCCCCACGGCCAGGAGACGTACACGCCTAGACTCATCCTCATGGATCTCAAGG GTAGCCTGAGCTCCCTAAAACAAGAAGGTGGACTCTACGGGGACAGACAGCTGGATGCAGCAATAGCATG gcagggAAAGCTTACCACACACAGGGAGGAACTCTATCCCCAAATCCCTGGCCTCCAGGACCTTCTGAGTGCAGAG ggaGTGTTGAGTAGTGATGGGACCTGGAGGGTCAAGTCCATTCCCAATGGCAAAG GTCCCCCACCGCTGACCACTGCTGCAGCCCCCAAACCATTCACCCCCACAGAGGACAGCATCAGAGTCTGGTCGGATTTCCTCCGGGTCCATCTACACCCCCGGAGCATCTGTATGATTCAGAAGTACAACCACGATGG GGAAGCAGGTCGCCTAGAGGCTTTCGGCCAAGGCGAGAGCATCCTGAAGGAGCCCCGGTGCCTGGAGGACGTGGAGGACAGGCTGCACTTCTACGTGGAGGAGTGTGATCACCTGCAG GGCTTCCAGATCCTGTGTGACCTGCACAACGGCTTCTCTGGGCTAGGTGCCAAGGCCGCCGAGTTGCTACGAGACGAGTACTCAGGGCGGGGAATAATAACCTGGGGCCTGCTCCCCGGGCCCTACAGTCGTGGG gacCCCCTGAAAAACATCTATCGTCTGCTGAACACAGCGTTGGGCCTGGTGCACATGTCCGCCCACAGCTCTCTGGTCTGCCCCTTATCCTTGGGCGGGGGCCTGGGGCTGCGACCAGAGCCACCCGTCaccttcccccacctgcactaTGAC CCCGCCCTGCCTTTCCACTGTGGTGCCATCCTGGCCACAGCCCTGGACACCGTCACTGCTCCGTACCGCCTCCGTTCCTCGCCAGTCTTCATGGCTCACCTGGCAGACATGCTGAACTTCTCTGGGAAGAAG GTGGCGACCGCAGCGGCCACCATCCCCTTCCCCTTGGCCCCAGGCCAGTCCCTTCCCGACGCCCTGGTGCAGCTGGGAGGGGCTGCCGCGTGGACCCCCCTGTCTGCATGTGGGAGCCCTTCTGGAACGTGCTGCTTCGCCCAGTCCGTGGTGCTGAGGGGTCTGGACAGAGCGTGCCACACCAG CCAGCTGGCCCTGGGGACCCCTCTGCCCTCGCCGCTGCACGCGTGCGCCACTGGGGAAGACGTCCTGGCCCAGTATTTACAACAGCAGCAGCCCACAGTCAGGAG CTCGGCCCACTTGCTGCTGGCTCCCTGCATGGTGGCTCCCCCGTACCCCCAGCTCTTCTCCCCAGGCCTCAGCCAGCACGGTTTGGTTGTGGATGGTCCCCCATCTGGGGCAG CCGTGGAGAGCATCCCAGTGCTTGgggccctctgctcctcctcgTCCTTGAACCGGACCCTGGGAGACCTGGCTAGAGAGCTCACCAAGCTCGATGTGCGGCGCTGGGCCAGCTTCCTGGCCGCCGGCGTGGAGCAGGGGGACCTGGACGAGGCCCTGCAGGAGCTGCGCAGCCTGGCCCAGTGCTACCGGAGTGGGGGTGGCCTCGTGGACTAA